A genomic window from Camelus ferus isolate YT-003-E chromosome 9, BCGSAC_Cfer_1.0, whole genome shotgun sequence includes:
- the NUCB1 gene encoding nucleobindin-1 isoform X1, with translation MPPSGPWAALLILPPLLLLRVILAVPLERGATQKENPATESPVSGPALLASQDTGLYYHRYLQEVINVLETDGHFREKLQAANAEDIKSGKLSRELDFVSHHVRTKLDELKRQEVSRLRMLLKAKMDAEQEPNVQLDHLSLLKQFEHLDPQNQHTFEARDLELLIQTATRDLAQYDAAHHEEFKRYEMLKEHERRRYLESLGEEQRKEAERKLEEQQRRHREHPKVNVPGSQAQLKEVWEELDGLDPNRFNPKTFFILHDINSDGVLDEQELEALFTKELEKVYDPKNEEDDMREMEEERLRMREHVMKNVDTNQDRLVTLEEFLASTQRKEFGDTGEGWETVEMHPAYTEDELRRFEEELAAREAELNAKAQRLSQETEALGRSQGRLEAQKRELQQAVLQMEQRKQQQQSHNDPAVGPEGQLKFHPNTDDAPVPAPAGDQKDVDTSEKKVPEQTPGLPQGDSQNL, from the exons ATGCCTCCCTCTGGGCCCTGGGCCGCCCTCCTCATCCTGCCACCTCTGCTGTTGCTGCGCGTTATTCTGGCCGTGCCTCTGGAGCGGGGGGCTACCCAGAAGGAGAATCCCGCGACCGAGAGCCCCGTGAGTGGCCCTGCCCTGCTCGCCAGCCAG GATACAGGCCTGTACTATCACCGGTACCTCCAAGAGGTCATCAACGTGCTGGAGACCGACGGGCACTTCCGGGAAAAGCTGCAGGCTGCCAACGCGGAGGATATCAAG AGCGGGAAGCTGAGCCGGGAGCTGGACTTTGTCAGCCACCACGTCCGCACCAAGCTGGACGAGCTCAAGCGGCAGGAGGTGTCGAGGCTGCGGATGCTGCTTAAGGCCAAGATGGATGCGGAGCAGGAGCCCA ATGTACAGTTGGATCACCTGAGCCTCCTGAAGCAGTTTGAACACCTGGACCCTCAGAATCAGCACACATTCGAGGCCCGGGACCTGGAGCTGCTCATCCAGACG GCCACCCGGGACCTTGCCCAGTACGACGCAGCCCATCACGAAGAGTTTAAACGCTACGAGATGCTCAAGGAACATGAGAGACGCCGTTATCTAGAGTCACTGGGAGAGGAGCAGcgaaaggaggcagagaggaagctgGAAGAGCAACAGCGCCGGCACCGAGAACACCCCAAAGTCAACGTGCCT GGCAGCCAAGCCCAGTTGAAGGAGGTATGGGAGGAGCTGGATGGATTGGACCCCAACAGGTTTAACCCCAAGACCTTCTTCATACTGCATG ATATCAACAGCGATGGGGTCCTGGAtgagcaggagctggaggcccTCTTCACCAAGGAG CTGGAGAAGGTGTATGACCCAAAGAACGAAGAGGACGATATgcgggagatggaggaggagcgGCTGCGCATGCGGGAACACGTGATGAAGAAC gTGGACACCAACCAGGACCGCCTCGTGACCCTGGAGGAGTTCCTCGCATCTACGCAGAGGAAGGAGTTTGGGGACacgggggagggctgggag ACAGTGGAGATGCACCCTGCTTACACGGAGGATGAGCTGAGGCGTTTTGAGGAGGAGCTAGCTGCCCGGGAGGCAGAGCTCAATGCCAAGGCCCAGCGCCTTAGCCAGGAGACCGAGGCTCTGGGGCGCTCCCAGGGCCGCCTGGAGGCCCAGAAACGAGAGCTGCAGCAG gctGTTCTGCAAATGGAacagaggaaacagcagcagcaaagccACAATGACCCAGCTGTCGGCCCTGAAGGACAGCTCAAGTTCCACCCCAACACAg ATGATGCACCTGTCCCAGCTCCAGCTGGTGACCAGAAGGATGTGGACACTTCGGAAAAGAAGGTTCCTGAACAGACCCCAGGGCTGCCCCAAGGGGATTCACAGAACCTGTGA
- the NUCB1 gene encoding nucleobindin-1 isoform X2 has product MPPSGPWAALLILPPLLLLRVILAVPLERGATQKENPATESPDTGLYYHRYLQEVINVLETDGHFREKLQAANAEDIKSGKLSRELDFVSHHVRTKLDELKRQEVSRLRMLLKAKMDAEQEPNVQLDHLSLLKQFEHLDPQNQHTFEARDLELLIQTATRDLAQYDAAHHEEFKRYEMLKEHERRRYLESLGEEQRKEAERKLEEQQRRHREHPKVNVPGSQAQLKEVWEELDGLDPNRFNPKTFFILHDINSDGVLDEQELEALFTKELEKVYDPKNEEDDMREMEEERLRMREHVMKNVDTNQDRLVTLEEFLASTQRKEFGDTGEGWETVEMHPAYTEDELRRFEEELAAREAELNAKAQRLSQETEALGRSQGRLEAQKRELQQAVLQMEQRKQQQQSHNDPAVGPEGQLKFHPNTDDAPVPAPAGDQKDVDTSEKKVPEQTPGLPQGDSQNL; this is encoded by the exons ATGCCTCCCTCTGGGCCCTGGGCCGCCCTCCTCATCCTGCCACCTCTGCTGTTGCTGCGCGTTATTCTGGCCGTGCCTCTGGAGCGGGGGGCTACCCAGAAGGAGAATCCCGCGACCGAGAGCCCC GATACAGGCCTGTACTATCACCGGTACCTCCAAGAGGTCATCAACGTGCTGGAGACCGACGGGCACTTCCGGGAAAAGCTGCAGGCTGCCAACGCGGAGGATATCAAG AGCGGGAAGCTGAGCCGGGAGCTGGACTTTGTCAGCCACCACGTCCGCACCAAGCTGGACGAGCTCAAGCGGCAGGAGGTGTCGAGGCTGCGGATGCTGCTTAAGGCCAAGATGGATGCGGAGCAGGAGCCCA ATGTACAGTTGGATCACCTGAGCCTCCTGAAGCAGTTTGAACACCTGGACCCTCAGAATCAGCACACATTCGAGGCCCGGGACCTGGAGCTGCTCATCCAGACG GCCACCCGGGACCTTGCCCAGTACGACGCAGCCCATCACGAAGAGTTTAAACGCTACGAGATGCTCAAGGAACATGAGAGACGCCGTTATCTAGAGTCACTGGGAGAGGAGCAGcgaaaggaggcagagaggaagctgGAAGAGCAACAGCGCCGGCACCGAGAACACCCCAAAGTCAACGTGCCT GGCAGCCAAGCCCAGTTGAAGGAGGTATGGGAGGAGCTGGATGGATTGGACCCCAACAGGTTTAACCCCAAGACCTTCTTCATACTGCATG ATATCAACAGCGATGGGGTCCTGGAtgagcaggagctggaggcccTCTTCACCAAGGAG CTGGAGAAGGTGTATGACCCAAAGAACGAAGAGGACGATATgcgggagatggaggaggagcgGCTGCGCATGCGGGAACACGTGATGAAGAAC gTGGACACCAACCAGGACCGCCTCGTGACCCTGGAGGAGTTCCTCGCATCTACGCAGAGGAAGGAGTTTGGGGACacgggggagggctgggag ACAGTGGAGATGCACCCTGCTTACACGGAGGATGAGCTGAGGCGTTTTGAGGAGGAGCTAGCTGCCCGGGAGGCAGAGCTCAATGCCAAGGCCCAGCGCCTTAGCCAGGAGACCGAGGCTCTGGGGCGCTCCCAGGGCCGCCTGGAGGCCCAGAAACGAGAGCTGCAGCAG gctGTTCTGCAAATGGAacagaggaaacagcagcagcaaagccACAATGACCCAGCTGTCGGCCCTGAAGGACAGCTCAAGTTCCACCCCAACACAg ATGATGCACCTGTCCCAGCTCCAGCTGGTGACCAGAAGGATGTGGACACTTCGGAAAAGAAGGTTCCTGAACAGACCCCAGGGCTGCCCCAAGGGGATTCACAGAACCTGTGA
- the TULP2 gene encoding tubby-related protein 2 produces the protein MRLQKLEQQPPLGPGPLSPIPVFLSGSWPPYTLLPLPQRRLFEKKQRRKRQEALMVRANLDAFLRPRRPWWREKRLSGDRGPRNPFLQENVPEAHLRPVIHSVLGTVSCCGDGSGECGPLVSLTEADSSDPELEEVSVEDVLASSPPYEEPPGTRRRGWPARQRPGGSAEDESESQDVGDEYEVPSPRPNPGMDGDGGHGDLASNKGEDLEEQKEESESTVRNSPGAAGEEVSEASEGTGSTGSSDAGSSPRWPPRAPGPWPGRNMEAYVLRPARCGCTVQCCIRRDKRGVDKGMFPCYYLYLEVPDGQKYFLLAARKRKRSKTSNYLISLDPIDLSREGDNFVGKVRSNVLGTKFSIFDNGVNPEKKNFFPETTRIRKELGAVCYETNVLGFRGPRKMTVIIPGIDAQNQRISVQPQNEQESLLSRLQRGATQGLALLQNKAPSWSDDSGTYVLDFHGRVTRASVKNFQIVHPDDPNYVVLQFGRVAPDAFTMDFCFPLCPLQAFAICLSIFNGKLACE, from the exons ATGAGGCTACAGAAGCTGGAACAGCAG CCTCCCCTTGGCCCAGGCCCCCTTTCACCCATCCCTGTCTTCCTGTCGGGTTCCTGGCCGCCATACACCCTTTTGCCGCTCCCACAGCGGCGGCTGTTTGAGAAGAAGCAGCGACGGAAGCGCCAAGAGGCCCTCATGGTTCGGGCCAATCTGGATGCTTTCCTGCGGCCCCGGCGACCATGGTGGCGGGAGAAACGCCTCTCGGGAGACAGGG GCCCCAGGAACCCTTTTCTTCAGGAGAACGTGCCAGAGGCACATCTGCGCCCTGTTATCCACAGTGTCCTGGGCACTGTGAGCTGCTGTGGAGATGGCAGTGGCGAGTGTGGCCCACTGGTATCGCTGACAGAGGCAG ACAGTTCCGATCCGGAGTTGGAGGAAGTCTCTGTGGAGGATGTTCTCGCCTCTTCACCTCCTTATGAAGAGCCTCCAGGGACTCGACGGAGGGGTTGGCCAGCCCGCCAACGACCTG GGGGCAGTGCTGAGGATGAGAGTGAATCCCAGGATGTTGGAGATGAATACGAGGTGCCTAGTCCGAGACCAAACCCTGGAATGGATGGTGATGGGGGCCATGGAGACTTGGCCTCCAACAAG GGCGAAGACCTGGAAGAGCAGAAAGAGGAATCGGAGTCTACCGTGAGGAACTCCCCAGGGGCGGCCGGCGAGGAGGTGTCCGAGGCCTCGGAAGGCACGGGTAGCACGGGCAGCAGCGATGCCGGGAGCTCGCCCCGCTGGCCTCCCCGCGCCCCAGGCCCTTGGCCGGGCAGGAACATGGAAGCGTATGTGCTGAGGCCTGCGCGGTGCGGTTGCACGGTGCAGTGTTGCATCAGACGTGACAAGCGCGGCGTAGACAAGGGCATGTTCCCTTGCTACTATCTCTACCTGGAGGTGCCCGACGGCCAGAAG TACTTCCTTTTGGCTGCGcgcaagagaaaaagaagcaaaacctCTAATTATCTCATCTCCCTGGACCCCATAGACCTATCTCGGGAGGGAGACAACTTTGTGGGTAAAGTCAG ATCTAATGTCTTGGGCACGAAGTTCTCCATCTTCGACAATGGGGTGAATCCTGAAAAGAAGAATTTCTTCCCAGAGACTACTCGGatcaggaaggagctgggggcTGTGTGTTAT GAGACCAACGTCTTGGGATTCCGAGGGCCTCGGAAAATGACTGTAATCATTCCAGGAATTGACGCCCAAAACCAGAGAATTAGCGTCCAGCCACAAAAT GAACAGGAGTCGCTACTGAGTCGCCTCCAACGGGGGGCCACCCAGGGGCTGGCCCTGCTGCAAAATAAAGCCCCATCGTGGAGCGACGACAGCGGCACCTATGTGCTCGATTTTCATGGTCGCGTCACCCGGGCCTCAGTCAAGAACTTCCAGATCGTGC